One window of Nymphaea colorata isolate Beijing-Zhang1983 chromosome 1, ASM883128v2, whole genome shotgun sequence genomic DNA carries:
- the LOC116254070 gene encoding B3 domain-containing protein Os07g0563300-like isoform X4, with protein MTATRETTAPNQQRAAEAPAAAADAGGGGGRDIHDLGVVACFSRGLRVCSGFCCFRLEEMAVPSSSSKICFNPKCGASSSERWWKGWRLRSGDVAELCDRCGSAYDELRFCEDFHFDAAGWRNCETCGKRLHCGCIVSAHTFSLLDAGGVECISCAKTSSLNALKPPFWLSPLPSVDGLTDQYTKKWSQAPVPNSGLAQVQQSPGLLQSLAWNSNSCSMVKYPRTEKNETDVGNSEINVRSPLGASVQDNIGGLLDTKHVEGRKSHETESNMIIDELEIKKSLDGQKHESSASCQNVTQHSASLKDNEARDSSKPSGSHAREQRPSMLQQEYPSSFHTGLDFSKEAKTQATMARHRTKGLARNQSILSRYWPRISNQDLQKISGDSSSIITPLFEKTLSASDAGRIGRLVLPKKCAETYFPAISHPEGLPLRIQDANGKDWVFQFRFWPNNNSRMYVLEGVTSCIQSMQLQAGDIVTFSRIDPEGKLLMGFRKASSSVSDQDVQSLEKHTGGEVSSRFDRCKEVVTALPYISSKANIGSANDSSDKRRNRAFGSKNRRPYVDSTLMKVKMTWEEVQEFLQPPPNHVPSIVIIEGHEFEEYEEPPVLGKQTILSANNIGEKTQWVQCKDCSKWRKLPVDAHLPPKWVCSDNVWDPVRSSCSSAQEVPTEQLQGFPSKIAHKETHVSKKLKSGERLTKLDELADLAIFDENESHHPSTHAPTTRHPRHRPGCTCIVCIQPPSGQGPKHEPTCTCNVCLMVKRRFQTLMLRKKKRQSEKEAENAQRNHPSSPEKTEDKVITCLQEVASEKPDDDPSKQSSDLSRNAADNGGLQTCLAYKEKGGGAGKAKIDLNSQPEREEDLCPCSDAVDMAKPFHDFMWMGIGCSSRAQEKQTGTNTVDLVDEKIGETNGDSHELGLQGEVRSPGATLFSKPATTAA; from the exons ATGACAGCAACGAGGGAGACGACGGCACCGAACCAGCAGAGGGCAGCCGAAGcaccggcggcggcggcagacgcaggaggaggaggaggaagagacataCACGA tcTCGGCGTTGTTGCGTGTTTTAGTCGCGGGCTCAGAGTTTGTTctggtttttgttgtttccGGTTGGAGGAGATGGCCGTGCCCTCCTCTTCCTCGAAGATCTGCTTCAACCCGAAGTGTGGCGCCTCGTCATCGGAGAGGTGGTGGAAAGGATGGAGATTAAGGTCCGGCGACGTGGCCGAGCTCTGTGACCGCTGCGG CTCTGCGTATGATGAAttaaggttttgtgaagattttcattttgatgctgCTGGGTGGAGGAACTGTGAGACATGTGGAAAG CGTTTACACTGTGGGTGCATCGTTTCAGCTCATACATTCTCGCTTCTGGATGCTGGTGGAGTAGAATGCATTTCTTGTGCCAAGACAAGTTCGCTTAATGCA TTAAAGCCGCCTTTTTGGTTATCTCCTCTACCTTCCGTTGACGGTTTAACAgatcaatatacaaaaaaatggaGTCAGGCTCCGGTGCCAAATTCTGGGCTTGCGCAGGTACAGCAATCTCCTGGGCTTTTGCAATCCTtagcttggaattccaactcatgttcaaTGGTGAAGTATCCTAGAACGGAAAAG AACGAGACTGACGTtgggaattcagaaattaatgtgCGGAGTCCTTTAGGTGCATCAgttcaagataatataggagGGTTGCTGGATACTAAGCATGTGGAAGGAAGAAAGAGccatgaaactgaaagcaacatgATCATAGATGAGcttgaaatcaagaaatctcttgatggtcaaaaacatgaatcatctgcttcatgccaaaatgtaacacaacattctgcttctctgaaggacaatgaagcaagggattcaagcaagccttctggatCTCATGCACGTGAACAGAGGCCTTCTATGTTGCAACAGGAATATCCTTCCAGCTTTCATACTGGACTGGACTTTTCTAAAGAGGCAAAAACTCAGGCCACCATGGCAAGGCATCGCACCAAAGGACTGGCAAGAAATCAGTCTATCCTTTCTAGATATTGGCCAAGGATCAGCAATCAGGAtcttcagaaaatatcaggaga CTCAAGTTCAATTATCACCCCTTTATTTGAGAAAACATTGAGTGCTAGTGATGCAGGACGGATAGGGCGCCTGGTGCTGCCAAAAAAGTGTGCAGAG acGTACTTCCCGGCAATTTCTCATCCTGAAggactgcctcttaggattcaggatgcaaatggaaaggattgggtatttcaatttcgattttggccaaataataacagtaggatgtatgtgttggaaggtgtaacatcatGCATTCAGTCTATGCAACTGCAAGCTGGAGACATAG TAACTTTCAGTCGGATAGATCCTGAAGGAAAGCTACTGATGGGATTCAGGAAGGCATCAAGTTCTGTATCAGATCAG GATGTTCAGTCACTTGAGAAACATACAGGTGGGGAAGTTTCAAGTAGGTTCGACAGATGCAAGGAAGTTGTAACAGCTCTCCCTTATATTTCTTCAAAAGCAAACATTGGGTCAGCCAATGATTCGTCAG ATAAAAGGAGAAATAGAGCTTTTGGTTCAAAAAACAGGCGACCTTATGTTGACAGCACACTAATGAAGGTGAAAATGACGTGGGAGGAAGTACAGGAATTCCTACAGCCGCCTCCAAACCATGTTCCCAGTATTGTAATTATTGAAGGCCATGAATTTGAGGAGTACGAG GAACCACCAGTACTAGGAAAACAAACTATATTGTCTGCCAATAATATTGG GGAAAAGACACAATGGGTGCAGTGCAAGGACTGTTCAAAGTGGCGTAAGCTGCCTGTTGATGCTCATCTACCTCCAAAATGGGTCTGCTCAGACAATGTGTGGGATCCAGTAAG GTCTTCATGTTCATCAGCACAGGAGGTTCCCACAGAGCAACTCCAGGGGTTTCCTTCAAAGATTG CACATAAAGAAACTCATGTATCAAAAAAGCTCAAAAGCGGGGAGCGTCTCACCAAGCTTGATGAGCTCGCGGACCTAGCCATTTTCGATGAAAATGAGTCACATCATCCCTCAACACATGCACCCACCACAAGGCATCCCCGTCATCGCCCAGGATGCACATGCATAGTTTGCATCCAGCCACCAAGTGGGCAGGGTCCAAAGCATGAGCCTACTTGCACATGCAATGTCTGTCTGATGGTGAAGAGAAGGTTCCAAACTCTCATGTTGCGGAAGAAGAAGCGGCAGTCAGAAAAGGAAGCAGAAAATGCTCAGAGGAACCACCCTAGTTCACCTGAAAAAACCGAGGATAAAGTCATAACTTGCTTGCAGGAAGTGGCGTCAGAGAAACCAGATGATGATCCAAGCAAACAGAGTTCagatttgtcaagaaatgcagcAGATAATGGAGGATTACAAACCTGTTTGGCTTACAAGGAGAAGGGTGGTGGTGCAGGAAAGGCCAAAATAGATTTGAACAGTCAGCCTGAGCGTGAAGAGGATTTATGTCCTTGTTCAGACGCAGTCGACATGGCAAAGCCATTCCATGATTTTATGTGGATGGGGATCGGGTGTTCGTCCAGAGctcaagaaaaacaaacagGCACAAATACTGTGGACCTAGTTGATGAAAAAATAGGAGAGACTAATGGTGATTCCCATGAGCTTGGCTTGCAGGGAGAAGTACGCAGTCCTGGAGCAACCCTGTTCTCCAAGCCAGCGACCACTGCTGCATGA
- the LOC116254070 gene encoding B3 domain-containing transcription repressor VAL1-like isoform X1, with protein sequence MTATRETTAPNQQRAAEAPAAAADAGGGGGRDIHDLGVVACFSRGLRVCSGFCCFRLEEMAVPSSSSKICFNPKCGASSSERWWKGWRLRSGDVAELCDRCGSAYDELRFCEDFHFDAAGWRNCETCGKRLHCGCIVSAHTFSLLDAGGVECISCAKTSSLNALKPPFWLSPLPSVDGLTDQYTKKWSQAPVPNSGLAQVQQSPGLLQSLAWNSNSCSMVKYPRTEKVGEKLLELEQAFTCFVENQNVFQKEAGGNFKFPAQNETDVGNSEINVRSPLGASVQDNIGGLLDTKHVEGRKSHETESNMIIDELEIKKSLDGQKHESSASCQNVTQHSASLKDNEARDSSKPSGSHAREQRPSMLQQEYPSSFHTGLDFSKEAKTQATMARHRTKGLARNQSILSRYWPRISNQDLQKISGDSSSIITPLFEKTLSASDAGRIGRLVLPKKCAETYFPAISHPEGLPLRIQDANGKDWVFQFRFWPNNNSRMYVLEGVTSCIQSMQLQAGDIVTFSRIDPEGKLLMGFRKASSSVSDQDVQSLEKHTGGEVSSRFDRCKEVVTALPYISSKANIGSANDSSDKRRNRAFGSKNRRPYVDSTLMKVKMTWEEVQEFLQPPPNHVPSIVIIEGHEFEEYEEPPVLGKQTILSANNIGEKTQWVQCKDCSKWRKLPVDAHLPPKWVCSDNVWDPVRSSCSSAQEVPTEQLQGFPSKIAHKETHVSKKLKSGERLTKLDELADLAIFDENESHHPSTHAPTTRHPRHRPGCTCIVCIQPPSGQGPKHEPTCTCNVCLMVKRRFQTLMLRKKKRQSEKEAENAQRNHPSSPEKTEDKVITCLQEVASEKPDDDPSKQSSDLSRNAADNGGLQTCLAYKEKGGGAGKAKIDLNSQPEREEDLCPCSDAVDMAKPFHDFMWMGIGCSSRAQEKQTGTNTVDLVDEKIGETNGDSHELGLQGEVRSPGATLFSKPATTAA encoded by the exons ATGACAGCAACGAGGGAGACGACGGCACCGAACCAGCAGAGGGCAGCCGAAGcaccggcggcggcggcagacgcaggaggaggaggaggaagagacataCACGA tcTCGGCGTTGTTGCGTGTTTTAGTCGCGGGCTCAGAGTTTGTTctggtttttgttgtttccGGTTGGAGGAGATGGCCGTGCCCTCCTCTTCCTCGAAGATCTGCTTCAACCCGAAGTGTGGCGCCTCGTCATCGGAGAGGTGGTGGAAAGGATGGAGATTAAGGTCCGGCGACGTGGCCGAGCTCTGTGACCGCTGCGG CTCTGCGTATGATGAAttaaggttttgtgaagattttcattttgatgctgCTGGGTGGAGGAACTGTGAGACATGTGGAAAG CGTTTACACTGTGGGTGCATCGTTTCAGCTCATACATTCTCGCTTCTGGATGCTGGTGGAGTAGAATGCATTTCTTGTGCCAAGACAAGTTCGCTTAATGCA TTAAAGCCGCCTTTTTGGTTATCTCCTCTACCTTCCGTTGACGGTTTAACAgatcaatatacaaaaaaatggaGTCAGGCTCCGGTGCCAAATTCTGGGCTTGCGCAGGTACAGCAATCTCCTGGGCTTTTGCAATCCTtagcttggaattccaactcatgttcaaTGGTGAAGTATCCTAGAACGGAAAAGGTAGGTGAGAAGCTCCTAGAATTGGAGCAGGCATTTACCTGCTTTGTTgagaaccaaaatgtatttcaaaaggAAGCAGGTGGTAACTTCAAGTTCCCTGCACAGAACGAGACTGACGTtgggaattcagaaattaatgtgCGGAGTCCTTTAGGTGCATCAgttcaagataatataggagGGTTGCTGGATACTAAGCATGTGGAAGGAAGAAAGAGccatgaaactgaaagcaacatgATCATAGATGAGcttgaaatcaagaaatctcttgatggtcaaaaacatgaatcatctgcttcatgccaaaatgtaacacaacattctgcttctctgaaggacaatgaagcaagggattcaagcaagccttctggatCTCATGCACGTGAACAGAGGCCTTCTATGTTGCAACAGGAATATCCTTCCAGCTTTCATACTGGACTGGACTTTTCTAAAGAGGCAAAAACTCAGGCCACCATGGCAAGGCATCGCACCAAAGGACTGGCAAGAAATCAGTCTATCCTTTCTAGATATTGGCCAAGGATCAGCAATCAGGAtcttcagaaaatatcaggaga CTCAAGTTCAATTATCACCCCTTTATTTGAGAAAACATTGAGTGCTAGTGATGCAGGACGGATAGGGCGCCTGGTGCTGCCAAAAAAGTGTGCAGAG acGTACTTCCCGGCAATTTCTCATCCTGAAggactgcctcttaggattcaggatgcaaatggaaaggattgggtatttcaatttcgattttggccaaataataacagtaggatgtatgtgttggaaggtgtaacatcatGCATTCAGTCTATGCAACTGCAAGCTGGAGACATAG TAACTTTCAGTCGGATAGATCCTGAAGGAAAGCTACTGATGGGATTCAGGAAGGCATCAAGTTCTGTATCAGATCAG GATGTTCAGTCACTTGAGAAACATACAGGTGGGGAAGTTTCAAGTAGGTTCGACAGATGCAAGGAAGTTGTAACAGCTCTCCCTTATATTTCTTCAAAAGCAAACATTGGGTCAGCCAATGATTCGTCAG ATAAAAGGAGAAATAGAGCTTTTGGTTCAAAAAACAGGCGACCTTATGTTGACAGCACACTAATGAAGGTGAAAATGACGTGGGAGGAAGTACAGGAATTCCTACAGCCGCCTCCAAACCATGTTCCCAGTATTGTAATTATTGAAGGCCATGAATTTGAGGAGTACGAG GAACCACCAGTACTAGGAAAACAAACTATATTGTCTGCCAATAATATTGG GGAAAAGACACAATGGGTGCAGTGCAAGGACTGTTCAAAGTGGCGTAAGCTGCCTGTTGATGCTCATCTACCTCCAAAATGGGTCTGCTCAGACAATGTGTGGGATCCAGTAAG GTCTTCATGTTCATCAGCACAGGAGGTTCCCACAGAGCAACTCCAGGGGTTTCCTTCAAAGATTG CACATAAAGAAACTCATGTATCAAAAAAGCTCAAAAGCGGGGAGCGTCTCACCAAGCTTGATGAGCTCGCGGACCTAGCCATTTTCGATGAAAATGAGTCACATCATCCCTCAACACATGCACCCACCACAAGGCATCCCCGTCATCGCCCAGGATGCACATGCATAGTTTGCATCCAGCCACCAAGTGGGCAGGGTCCAAAGCATGAGCCTACTTGCACATGCAATGTCTGTCTGATGGTGAAGAGAAGGTTCCAAACTCTCATGTTGCGGAAGAAGAAGCGGCAGTCAGAAAAGGAAGCAGAAAATGCTCAGAGGAACCACCCTAGTTCACCTGAAAAAACCGAGGATAAAGTCATAACTTGCTTGCAGGAAGTGGCGTCAGAGAAACCAGATGATGATCCAAGCAAACAGAGTTCagatttgtcaagaaatgcagcAGATAATGGAGGATTACAAACCTGTTTGGCTTACAAGGAGAAGGGTGGTGGTGCAGGAAAGGCCAAAATAGATTTGAACAGTCAGCCTGAGCGTGAAGAGGATTTATGTCCTTGTTCAGACGCAGTCGACATGGCAAAGCCATTCCATGATTTTATGTGGATGGGGATCGGGTGTTCGTCCAGAGctcaagaaaaacaaacagGCACAAATACTGTGGACCTAGTTGATGAAAAAATAGGAGAGACTAATGGTGATTCCCATGAGCTTGGCTTGCAGGGAGAAGTACGCAGTCCTGGAGCAACCCTGTTCTCCAAGCCAGCGACCACTGCTGCATGA
- the LOC116254070 gene encoding B3 domain-containing protein Os07g0563300-like isoform X6 yields the protein MWKAHTFSLLDAGGVECISCAKTSSLNALKPPFWLSPLPSVDGLTDQYTKKWSQAPVPNSGLAQVQQSPGLLQSLAWNSNSCSMVKYPRTEKVGEKLLELEQAFTCFVENQNVFQKEAGGNFKFPAQNETDVGNSEINVRSPLGASVQDNIGGLLDTKHVEGRKSHETESNMIIDELEIKKSLDGQKHESSASCQNVTQHSASLKDNEARDSSKPSGSHAREQRPSMLQQEYPSSFHTGLDFSKEAKTQATMARHRTKGLARNQSILSRYWPRISNQDLQKISGDSSSIITPLFEKTLSASDAGRIGRLVLPKKCAETYFPAISHPEGLPLRIQDANGKDWVFQFRFWPNNNSRMYVLEGVTSCIQSMQLQAGDIVTFSRIDPEGKLLMGFRKASSSVSDQDVQSLEKHTGGEVSSRFDRCKEVVTALPYISSKANIGSANDSSDKRRNRAFGSKNRRPYVDSTLMKVKMTWEEVQEFLQPPPNHVPSIVIIEGHEFEEYEEPPVLGKQTILSANNIGEKTQWVQCKDCSKWRKLPVDAHLPPKWVCSDNVWDPVRSSCSSAQEVPTEQLQGFPSKIAHKETHVSKKLKSGERLTKLDELADLAIFDENESHHPSTHAPTTRHPRHRPGCTCIVCIQPPSGQGPKHEPTCTCNVCLMVKRRFQTLMLRKKKRQSEKEAENAQRNHPSSPEKTEDKVITCLQEVASEKPDDDPSKQSSDLSRNAADNGGLQTCLAYKEKGGGAGKAKIDLNSQPEREEDLCPCSDAVDMAKPFHDFMWMGIGCSSRAQEKQTGTNTVDLVDEKIGETNGDSHELGLQGEVRSPGATLFSKPATTAA from the exons ATGTGGAAAG CTCATACATTCTCGCTTCTGGATGCTGGTGGAGTAGAATGCATTTCTTGTGCCAAGACAAGTTCGCTTAATGCA TTAAAGCCGCCTTTTTGGTTATCTCCTCTACCTTCCGTTGACGGTTTAACAgatcaatatacaaaaaaatggaGTCAGGCTCCGGTGCCAAATTCTGGGCTTGCGCAGGTACAGCAATCTCCTGGGCTTTTGCAATCCTtagcttggaattccaactcatgttcaaTGGTGAAGTATCCTAGAACGGAAAAGGTAGGTGAGAAGCTCCTAGAATTGGAGCAGGCATTTACCTGCTTTGTTgagaaccaaaatgtatttcaaaaggAAGCAGGTGGTAACTTCAAGTTCCCTGCACAGAACGAGACTGACGTtgggaattcagaaattaatgtgCGGAGTCCTTTAGGTGCATCAgttcaagataatataggagGGTTGCTGGATACTAAGCATGTGGAAGGAAGAAAGAGccatgaaactgaaagcaacatgATCATAGATGAGcttgaaatcaagaaatctcttgatggtcaaaaacatgaatcatctgcttcatgccaaaatgtaacacaacattctgcttctctgaaggacaatgaagcaagggattcaagcaagccttctggatCTCATGCACGTGAACAGAGGCCTTCTATGTTGCAACAGGAATATCCTTCCAGCTTTCATACTGGACTGGACTTTTCTAAAGAGGCAAAAACTCAGGCCACCATGGCAAGGCATCGCACCAAAGGACTGGCAAGAAATCAGTCTATCCTTTCTAGATATTGGCCAAGGATCAGCAATCAGGAtcttcagaaaatatcaggaga CTCAAGTTCAATTATCACCCCTTTATTTGAGAAAACATTGAGTGCTAGTGATGCAGGACGGATAGGGCGCCTGGTGCTGCCAAAAAAGTGTGCAGAG acGTACTTCCCGGCAATTTCTCATCCTGAAggactgcctcttaggattcaggatgcaaatggaaaggattgggtatttcaatttcgattttggccaaataataacagtaggatgtatgtgttggaaggtgtaacatcatGCATTCAGTCTATGCAACTGCAAGCTGGAGACATAG TAACTTTCAGTCGGATAGATCCTGAAGGAAAGCTACTGATGGGATTCAGGAAGGCATCAAGTTCTGTATCAGATCAG GATGTTCAGTCACTTGAGAAACATACAGGTGGGGAAGTTTCAAGTAGGTTCGACAGATGCAAGGAAGTTGTAACAGCTCTCCCTTATATTTCTTCAAAAGCAAACATTGGGTCAGCCAATGATTCGTCAG ATAAAAGGAGAAATAGAGCTTTTGGTTCAAAAAACAGGCGACCTTATGTTGACAGCACACTAATGAAGGTGAAAATGACGTGGGAGGAAGTACAGGAATTCCTACAGCCGCCTCCAAACCATGTTCCCAGTATTGTAATTATTGAAGGCCATGAATTTGAGGAGTACGAG GAACCACCAGTACTAGGAAAACAAACTATATTGTCTGCCAATAATATTGG GGAAAAGACACAATGGGTGCAGTGCAAGGACTGTTCAAAGTGGCGTAAGCTGCCTGTTGATGCTCATCTACCTCCAAAATGGGTCTGCTCAGACAATGTGTGGGATCCAGTAAG GTCTTCATGTTCATCAGCACAGGAGGTTCCCACAGAGCAACTCCAGGGGTTTCCTTCAAAGATTG CACATAAAGAAACTCATGTATCAAAAAAGCTCAAAAGCGGGGAGCGTCTCACCAAGCTTGATGAGCTCGCGGACCTAGCCATTTTCGATGAAAATGAGTCACATCATCCCTCAACACATGCACCCACCACAAGGCATCCCCGTCATCGCCCAGGATGCACATGCATAGTTTGCATCCAGCCACCAAGTGGGCAGGGTCCAAAGCATGAGCCTACTTGCACATGCAATGTCTGTCTGATGGTGAAGAGAAGGTTCCAAACTCTCATGTTGCGGAAGAAGAAGCGGCAGTCAGAAAAGGAAGCAGAAAATGCTCAGAGGAACCACCCTAGTTCACCTGAAAAAACCGAGGATAAAGTCATAACTTGCTTGCAGGAAGTGGCGTCAGAGAAACCAGATGATGATCCAAGCAAACAGAGTTCagatttgtcaagaaatgcagcAGATAATGGAGGATTACAAACCTGTTTGGCTTACAAGGAGAAGGGTGGTGGTGCAGGAAAGGCCAAAATAGATTTGAACAGTCAGCCTGAGCGTGAAGAGGATTTATGTCCTTGTTCAGACGCAGTCGACATGGCAAAGCCATTCCATGATTTTATGTGGATGGGGATCGGGTGTTCGTCCAGAGctcaagaaaaacaaacagGCACAAATACTGTGGACCTAGTTGATGAAAAAATAGGAGAGACTAATGGTGATTCCCATGAGCTTGGCTTGCAGGGAGAAGTACGCAGTCCTGGAGCAACCCTGTTCTCCAAGCCAGCGACCACTGCTGCATGA